In Brassica napus cultivar Da-Ae chromosome A3, Da-Ae, whole genome shotgun sequence, the sequence ATGCAAATGTCCTGACCTCAAGATACAACTCCCTAACCGCAACGTGGCTCTCGCTGTCCCTCTCCCACTCCCTCCTCCTtcctcatcctcctcctccgccgccaaAAGTTTATCCGAGCTAAAGAGCCTGCACCGAATCGGAAGTGGCACCGGAGGAACGGTCTACAAAGTGATCCACAGTCCCACCTCGCGCCCCTTCGCTCTCAAAGTGATCTACGGGCACCACGAGGACAACGTAAGGCACCAGATATGTAGAGAGATCGAGATCTTGCGAAGTGTTGACCACCCTAACGTCGTGAAATGCCACGGCATGTTCGATCACAACGACGAGGTCCATGTCTTGCTCGAGTTCATGGACAAAGGGTCCCTCGAAGGAAGGCACGTGTCGCGAGAAGACGAACTCGCTGATCTCACGCGCCAGATTCTCAGCGGCTTGGCTTACCTTCACGGCCGTAAAATCGTCCACCGTGACATCAAACCGTCGAATCTTCTCATAAACTCGGCCAATAACGTCAAGATTGCTGACTTCGGAGTGAGTCGGATCTTGGCGCAGACCATGGATCCTTGCAACTCCTCCGTCGGAACCGTCGCTTACATGAGCCCGGAGAGGATCGACTCCGATCAGAATGACGGACGTTACGACGGTTGCGCCGGAGATATATGGAGCCTTGGTGTTAGCATCTTGGAGTTCTACTTGGGGAGGTTCCCTATCGCTGTGAGTAGAGAAGGTGACTGGGCGAGTTTAATGTGTGCTATTTGTATGAATCAGCCGCCGGAAGCTCCGGCGACGGCGTCTGAGGACTTTCGTCACTTCATCTCTTGTTGCTTGCAGAGTGATCCTCCTAAGAGATGGTCTGCGAAACAGCTTTTGCAGCATCCTTTCATACTCAAATCAACCGCTGGTCCGAATCTCCCTTAAATGTTGCCGCCGCATCGTCCTCTACCTTCGTCGTCCTAGTTGTTTGCTTTTCCCTCTTGTGATAAATAATAGAATCTTGTATGGTTGTGACAGAACTACTTATGTGTTCcaataaaaaagaagagataaatTAGTTAAAGCCATCTCTTGTTTTATTACAAcactttttaatgtttttgtttgagGAATTAAAATTGTTGGGACCAGGGCCTGAGTTGACCACAGGATTCTTGACAAAACAGTAATACACAAAAGTCAATATCTCGAAGGAAAATCAATGGACTGAAGGAACATTATCAAACCAAGCAGATACTCACGCGCTCAAAAGACTCGTCGGTTCTTCGTTTATATTCTCCCCTGAGATTGCATGTTAAAAGGATATTACATGGAGGATTAtccttaatatatattttacttttttgacaaaaaatatatcctTAATATTCTTCCGGATGAAAAATAActctatattttactctaaaGTGCTGCAACACCATATTTTACTCcatttttattccaaaaataaatattctacaataattttattttattttatttaattaataattttactaaCATCTTCTACTTACAAAAAATTGTCAGTTAACCCTAAATATCTGatgtttataaaaaattcacacaatataatttatttaaattaaacatttctTATTAGAAGtacaataaatcataaatatatatatatatatatatataagataaaatattcTGATTCAATAATGAGTactagaattttttttctcacaaatcttcaactaatgcatttcagaatgaataatgaatttttatccatgatttttttaattgggcaagaaatattttaaaattagaaattcATACCGTTTATGGCAGTTTCAAAAATGATTTACCggattataaaatgatttattttatgttatatttagtatatattttaatctttagttcagtatttttattagtttatgcaatttttatgtaaaattattaaataatttcttatggaatatcatatttatttttgtattatttttaaatatgttttaaatttaaaaaaaatcaaaattaaaagaccattctataaataaaagaagttcaactccaaaatggagtaattgCTAGTTTTGgagttgaaaataaaattatatttaaccaTATTTTACTCAAAAATTGATGTTTAAAGTAGAAAATGGAATAGAGTTGGGGATGCCCTTAAAATCATAAAGGCTAGAATACAATATTAAACTAGAAGTTGATCTTCACTTTCATAtggatatatttttaattttataatctcACATTTATGATTGtatctttttttaaatttagaatAATGTAATTTTGagattggaattttttttttcagaattgtatatttaatcaagataaatttaaaaaattacacaactattttttgaatttggaatgttatttgaattttgaatttattttgttattaaactaatgaattaatttataaaaatattttaaaatgttggtaagattattttatatttctaactgattttgttataattagaAACCAACATTAAAAGttatagttaaaatttatttgtcaGTAATATCTttaatgaaatgtttttttgagaactaatattaaaattttctaatagcatattttgtaaataacacATGAAATAAATGTTAGTTACAtactcttatatttttatataataattttagataatatattgttgagagtttaaataaaataaaaatataatatatagtggtaaaataaaagtttgacacatgctaaaatattttactttttatataaaaatagtgaATGGTTTAAGAATTTTAACCCTAGTTTAAATagtgaatgatattttatttattattcaaataagagcacattttaaaaataaaataggttAACATaccaaattaatataattatgtcatatttaattcatatagtatttctacttatataatatggaatataattataatttgtaaaGCAAAgtaccaaatatttattttcatttcatactaacaaataatattaattaatagtagtatattactaattatgaaattaattaacataatattttataaaaaattttgaaatgttttgtaagattttttatattttgttgtaactaaaaataaaaacttgattttatagttaaaatagatttattattaatatccttatgaatttttaaaatcttgtagaaatattatatatttttattgattaatgTGAAGTAAATGTTATACTTTATATAGAGAAAGTCCATTACATTTTTCAAGCTCATGGGCtgagtaaaataatatattttgcaaGTTCATGGGCTGAGTAAAATAATGgagaaatcatttttttaacgctgatttattacgatcttacaattatgatataggaaagattacatagacgattcgacaaccgacaatactacctgtcttatgaagatctacgcctaactgcattacatgagccgtcctatgaagatccacttctgaccagatttacttgcaccatgttgaagatcccttgcaAGTCTTTCCTCTGTAGTTtgcataattgttttaataaacCGCTCcctccgggacttgaaacctggatttcctgtaatctgcaataaattgcatagtctgggattcgaaccacagacctgggtgtagaagcctttaaaccttaaccaataggctacggtgcttccacaaGGAGAAATCATTTTACCAAGggaaaattgccacaaatatcacattcatagtaccacttttcatgtttacactaaccacttttaccctcacttttaatgaaaggtaaaatacaattatacccttagggttaactaatctagaattagggtttagagttgaggggtggggtagggtttttggaatgtgaaatttataattctaataaatatataaatacaaaaaaaatatataaaaaattttaaaaatagtttcaaacataaatttcgtttttcaaaaagaaatttgaaaaaaaataaaaataaaaatttcaaaaaaaaaaaaaaaaaaattcgtagaaaagttcgaatttaaaaaaatataattcgaaaacataaaaaaaaatttatttttttttattttttattttttatttttttattttttttttttttt encodes:
- the LOC106439664 gene encoding mitogen-activated protein kinase kinase 5-like, coding for MKRCKCPDLKIQLPNRNVALAVPLPLPPPSSSSSSAAKSLSELKSLHRIGSGTGGTVYKVIHSPTSRPFALKVIYGHHEDNVRHQICREIEILRSVDHPNVVKCHGMFDHNDEVHVLLEFMDKGSLEGRHVSREDELADLTRQILSGLAYLHGRKIVHRDIKPSNLLINSANNVKIADFGVSRILAQTMDPCNSSVGTVAYMSPERIDSDQNDGRYDGCAGDIWSLGVSILEFYLGRFPIAVSREGDWASLMCAICMNQPPEAPATASEDFRHFISCCLQSDPPKRWSAKQLLQHPFILKSTAGPNLP